One stretch of Armigeres subalbatus isolate Guangzhou_Male chromosome 2, GZ_Asu_2, whole genome shotgun sequence DNA includes these proteins:
- the LOC134216295 gene encoding uncharacterized protein LOC134216295 yields MNGESETGFDLLLDAATQIDEAINYRGRGHDHRYSMPGPEQSTCHTADTSSSMFSSGVSSFTPEPRFARVGSSAKKRLVFSDMSDAINRLSPLPWNTKSRSSSSLPERSSESIRARTVKQNNNRSILPGLTTSEFNAKHSVQFPDKTEKDAVNKPRGYSYSLADRAFDPVRTRATERNFTSDNSSKPQISSSSKLPDSVIRSRTLFSVADRAFGPNRTEVAQRIVAEKSRPSFKSRAQLYSLADRAIGPVLTTGYKPLTSSSSKPTDAVSRFKARPRPQAVRFNYVHTGAAERNFASDNPSMSQTSSSSKLSTE; encoded by the exons ATGAACGGAGAATCTGAAACCGGGTTCGATCTGCTACTGG ATGCAGCCACACAAATCGATGAAGCGATCAATTACCGTGGTCGCGGTCACGATCACCGGTATTCAATGCCAGGACCAGAACAGTCAACTTGCCACACTGCAGACACCAGTTCCAGCATGTTCTCTTCCGGAGTATCATCGTTTACTCCCGAGCCACGCTTCGCTCGCGTTGGCAGTAGCGCCAAGAAACGCCTAGTGTTTTCCGATATGTCTG aTGCCATAAATCGGCTGTCACCCTTGCCATGGAACACCAAATCACGAAGCTCCAGCAGTCTACCGGAACGATCTTCCGAATCCATTCGAGCAAGAACTGTGAAGCAGAATAATAATCGATCTATTCTTCCTGGTTTGACCACGTCCGAGTTCAATGCAAAGCATAGTGTTCAGTTTCCTGACAAAACTG AAAAAGACGCTGTAAATAAGCCTCGAGGATATTCTTATTCGTTAGCCGACCGAGCTTTCGATCCTGTGCGTACCAGAGCTACTGAGCGGAACTTCACTTCTGATAACTCTTCAAAGCCTCAAATCTCGTCCTCGTCGAAGCTGCCTGATTCCGTTATTCGGTCTCGAACACTATTTTCGGTGGCTGATCGAGCTTTCGGCCCTAATCGTACCGAAGTAGCTCAGCGGATTGTTGCAGAAAAATCTCGTCCCTCGTTCAAGTCTCGAGCACAACTTTATTCGCTGGCTGATCGAGCTATTGGTCCTGTGCTTACCACAGGTTACAAACCTCTAACCTCGTCCTCGTCGAAGCCGACAGATGCCGTAAGTCGGTTCAAGGCTCGACCACGTCCGCAGGCTGTGCGATTCAATTATGTGCATACCGGAGCTGCTGAGCGAAATTTCGCTTCGGATAACCCTTCCATGTCTCAAACGTCGTCTTCGTCGAAGCTGTCAACTGAATGA
- the LOC134212769 gene encoding uncharacterized protein LOC134212769 yields MAMSYTVGQKDSKRGSITSVAGMFRNGSPVRKTYHENDVTFPLYYKSVVRGTTSTPLPGVRETPFNTSVSTIFSNQSADETALDLTIPKNRLDTPAGPAVFYKQEPFNSSYSPIDLRVSKLSDHMNESDNVNNHLERNKAEIEKKLPKESDKVINWFKWNDREIELEEDPTESGDADHRIERNEEKIEWEEEPEEEEDDFEGDPSLLNEFSINEYFENYRNMHSDDEEFPDSDDDMLNMQRGLKRKHRSRKQESEIAVELVEISGLYPLKISDNQEQEDNEDDMDNTTHHNLEKELVESKEKKMSLRTRNKYLRLKGMSYTRANGTVVPARSVKKGCDCRLKCSSRYSDAAREQLLRNLLALKRSGQNQFIANHMVVTKTARPKVVNSRRTFSRSYGLPGVTGMVKVCKLMFTATLDITDRKVRNLATKKIAGLGVATDDQREFNTANTKISKDHMDYIHRHIDSFPAYSSHYSREGSDKRYLSSDLSIKTLYSLYQEKCSKENTWIPVHYDTYRIIFKGKNLAFRKPKVDVCGVCEKFRIAVTGEKNCDTKNGLTTSHEQHLKAAHRVYDEKRQDRKLAKEDSNHRTVSFDLQKQLPTPDLRCGQAYYSRQLYSTI; encoded by the exons ATGGCCATGTCCTATACCGTAGGTCAAAAAGATTCTAAGCGTGGATCAATAACAAGCGTTGCTG GAATGTTTCGCAACGGATCACCGGTTAGAAAAACCTACCATGAAAACGATGTAACTTTTCCGTTGTACTATAAATCCGTTGTACGTGGTACCACATCAACACCATTACCCGGTGTAAGAGAGACACCTTTTAATACATCAGTTTCAACGATTTTTTCGAATCAGAGTGCTGATGAGACAGCTTTGGACTTGACAATTCCAAAAAATCGCCTTGATACTCCTGCTGGACCTGCCGTATTCTATAAACAGGAGCCTTTCAATTCATCTTACTCGCCTATCGATTTACGTGTATCCAAACTTTCTGATCATATGAATGAAAGCGACAACGTTAACAATCACTTGGAGAGGAACAAAGCAGAAATTGAGAAAAAACTTCCCAAGGAAAGTGACAAAGTTATTAATTGGTTCAAATGGAACGATCGAGAGATTGAATTGGAAGAAGACCCAACGGAAAGTGGCGATGCTGACCATCGAATCGAGAGGAATGAAGAGAAAATTGAGTGGGAGGAAGAGCCCGAGGAGGAAGAAGATGATTTTGAAGGAGATCCGTCTCTTCTGAACGAATTTTCAATAAacgaatatttcgaaaactacCGTAACATGCACTCAGATGATGAGGAGTTTCCCGATTCAGATGATGATATGCTCAATATGCAACGCGGTTTGAAACGAAAGCACCGGAGCAGAAAGCAAGAATCTGAAATTGCGGTTGAATTAG TTGAAATCTCCGGTCTATATCCACTAAAAATTTCTGACAACCAAGAACAAGAAGATAATGAAGATGACATGGATAATACAACTCACCACAACTTGGAAAAAGAACTTGTTGAgtcgaaagaaaagaaaatgtcACTAAGAACTAGGAACAAGTATCTTCGGTTAAAAGGAATGTCTTACACCAGAGCCAACGGCACTGTGGTTCCCGCACGTTCAGTTAAGAAAGGATGTGATTGCAGACTGAAATGTTCCAGCAGATACTCTGACGCAGCTCGAGAACAGCTGCTTCGAAATCTTTTGGCACTCAAACGGTCGGGGCAAAACCAATTCATTGCAAACCATATGGTAGTTACCAAAACAGCTCGTCCAAAG GTCGTCAACTCTAGGCGTACCTTTTCCAGATCATATGGACTCCCAGGAGTGACTGGAATGGTAAAGGTGTGCAAGCTCATGTTCACCGCAACGCTGGACATCACGGACCGAAAAGTAAGGAACCTGGCCACGAAGAAAATTGCAGGACTTGGCGTTGCAACGGATGACCAGCGTGAATTCAACACGGCAAATACAAAAATCAGCAAAGATCACATGGACTATATACATCGCCATATTGACAGCTTCCCTGCCTACTCCAGCCATTATTCTCGGGAGGGTTCAGATAAACGGTACCTGTCGAGTGATCTGAGTATCAAGACGTTATATAGCTTGTATCAAGAGAAATGCAGCAAAGAGAATACCTGGATACCTGTACATTACGATACATATAGGATCATATTCAAAGGTAAGAATTTGGCGTTTAGAAAACCCAAGGTGGACGTTTGTGGGGTATGCGAGAAATTCAGGATTGCCGTTACAGGAGAAAAGAATTGCGATACAAAAAATGGATTAACAACATCACACGAACAGCACCTAAAGGCAGCGCATCGCGTATACGATGAAAAACGCCAGGACCGGAAGCTTGCGAAAGAAGATTCAAATCACCGTACGGtttcttttgatttacaaaagCAGCTCCCTACGCCAGACTTGCGCTGTGGACAAGCTTATTATTCAAGACAACTGTATAGTACAATTTGA